GGAGCCTTTGAATCCACATGATTTTGGGATGTTGATGAAGATAGAAAGATCAAAGAAGATGATCTTATATACAAATATCCATCACCAAGATTTAGGTACCAAGAAATGCTAGTTTCCTTCTTGTATGATTTGTTCTTGAAGCTTTTAAGTGCTTACCAAAATAAGTACTAAAGGAGGACACAAAGGAAGCACCAAAAGTGAAGTATCAAACTTCAAAAGAGagagcactactagaaaaacaggtTTTTACGACGCGTAATGCATGTCGTAAAACGTTCAGACGACACACAATATGTGCctaggaaggccctatcataaagagagacgacacgcttttgtgcatcgtctatttacgacgcgcatttatggcACACATTTACGACGCGTAGTCACAACacgtaatgcgtatcaaggaagatcctgtcataaaggaagacaacacgcatttgcgtgtcgtaatctTACGACACACATTTAGGACAcacattgcgtatcattaaagcccatGTCATAAACCACTATTATGAAACCAAAACAtagaaataaaataataaaaaacgaATACTAGTAGCGTGTCAAGTCATATAAGCAAAAagacaataataacaaataattttttttaagttcTTACAAGTATGTCCTCGACgtctaatatattaaaatattttcaTAATTGTATTATTATTAATATCGTCTAAAACACTTTTTTCAACATGACACATATGATTTAGAGATGATGTTAGAATTATTTTGTAATAGGTAGTTAAGTATTTTGTGTATCAAGATACAAAAAATTGACTTTTATAAGTCTTGATTTGTATTAAATTTTTTGCCAAACAAGATATGTGACTAATAAAATTCTAGATGGGTAATTAAGTATTTCGGCTATTAATATAAGATGGCCTTTAAAAGTCTTGAATAGTATTAAATTTTTTTGCCAAAGAAATTAAGATAAGTCCttcattaaaattttaattttaggtTTGTCtcaaataaattttattatataCTACTATGGGTGGGTAAAATGATCCACTTGACACCATATAAACTCTTTACTGATTAAGAATGCATACCCGTCACAATTTTAAGTGATTCTTTTACATTTTTGCTACTTTCATGGTTTATCTGAATCACTTAACGAACACCAATATTTTAGTCCATCACTCACTATGTAACTTTGCTTCTTTGTCTAGTGATCCACTACAACAATCGGACCCTATGGAGACGACGATTTCAGACCCTATGGAGACGACACGTCGTCGGCATAGGGTAtggcgacgacaagtcgtcgggaAAAAGTCGTCGGCACAGGCGTGTCGGCATAGGTCTGTTAGGTCGTCGGCATAGATGTCGTCGGTATAGCTAGCTCTATTGCGACGACATGTCATCGGGACAAGTTGAGGCTATTACGACGCCTTGTTGTCGCTATAAGGTTTTATCGGTTAACGTTTATGGACCTATAGCGACGACTAGTCGTCGGGATAGGTACTGGTTGTTTTTTTTAGCTTTACAGGTTTTTTACATTACCATTCCTGTATTTTTAACAAATCCGAAAAACATTGCAACATATATCAATTGAAATATATTAACTAGGTATCATTGTTCAAATTCAAAACATCAAATTCAAGTTTAATATTACAATAAGTAGTTCACTAACATTGTTCATAATACTAAAAAAACATCAATCATCATTATCATAATCGTCTTCTCCTTCTTAttattctccttcttcttctccttctccgtCTTCTTCCATCCTTTCGGCAAATTGTTGAGAGCTACTTGCTTGTGTGTTATAGTTGAATAGAAAGTTAGGAAATGGTGGTGGTTGGAAGTTCGGAATACAAGCCGCCAATGATGCATTATATTGTTGCAAATATTCTTGCATTTGTTGTGCATCGGATTGGGATTAAGATTGGGGTTGAGATTGAGACGATTTGGAAGTGGAAGACCATTTATTTGGAATTAAACCGAAGTTGGCGGTTGGTCTCCTACCCACCCCGCGAGCATGTCCATGTCTCGTCCTAAGGGCACGTTCTAAACATTCTTCCTCGTTTACTTCTCCTCCTTCCCCAACCTTGTTTTACATTTTCTCATATTCATTTTGAATTTTCtcctaaaataaagaaaacaattaacatatgttaattaaaacaaacaactaaacttaaacattcaaaaaataataatattcctTAAACAAGaaactataattaataataatatatttaaacaacatattcatttcgtttatcactTACACAGTCTTCTTCTGCTCGACTTGTACACCAACCCGAACCTTCTTTGTAGCGTATTTGTCTCCAACCCTCAATATGTTGCGGCTTGATTCCCATTTGTTCCTATAATAAGTGAAACAACAATAAATATATTTGTACAAATgttaataacaattttaaataatACTAATGTATTTTATTACCTCTAAATAACGTCGTTGAGCATACGGTCTACATCCGTGGGCACTTGTGTGTGGAAGTTTCAACCTAGTAACTTTATTTTTTTCCGACGTGCGTCTGTATTCCTCGGTCAAAAACAACAAATCAATTATATCGTTCCAAGCTTGGGCGGTCCAATCATTCGGTGGACGTCTTCTTGCCCTTTCCACATTACGATATCCACCAACTCTgtcaaaatgtttttttatctgaTACTTGCGCTCTCGATAAGCTCTTTGCATATCTGCTTGGATACCCGCTCGAAGGGGTTCCCACAAGTTTGTGCCCCGATACCTATTAATATCAAAATAAGTCTGCAAAAGGAAAAACATATTTGAttagtaaaaaaatatttaataagtgtaaaattcaatacatataaaatgtattgtATATTTACCTCTAGCTCGGGATATAAATCATCTTTGTACTTGGTAGGAACACGACGCCATGTATGATAATGCAACGGTACCTTTGATCCCACCAGATTTGAGATCAGTCTGACAAACATTTTCCCGTTGTCCCCTATAAATCGATACGTCCGCCCGGAGATATCAATTATCAAATCCAAAAGGGTTACACTTGTTTTTTTCATACTCATCGTACAAATTTAAGTTTCTCCCTTTGCCACGCACATTCACGTTCTTCGCTTGTGCTATATTTACATATACAATTGGaaatttagaaatttaaaaaaCTAATATATCTAATAATTAAAAATTTCATATAACTTACAAGATTGGCAACTCGATGGTACACCGCGTGCAATCCCGTGTGGAGGTCTATCCCCACCGTCTCCTCCGTGTCCCCTCGCGGCTTTTGCCATCTGTTTAACAAATATTATAAACATTCAGAAAATATAATAAAACTACACATAAACAACATTTCAAAATTTAACAAATATTATAAGCAATCAGGACATATAATAACAATAACATATCGTCAATCAGATTCATCACTAGAACAATATACAtgtacaacatcatcatcactgtcatagttttcattatttatttcttCATCTGAAGAGTACGCATCATCATCGTCTTTTTCATCGTTAATGAAATCGCCATCGTTTATATTAGGAGCAACATTCCTCCTAGTAACCACACTTGATTCACCAACTTCACCTAAAGTCGTCTGCATAGGTAAGGTGCCTAAGTCGACAACCAAGGTAAAATCAGTTGATTGAGTGTTGTTCAGAACATCTATCTCATTCACAACACCGATACTTGGATGATTCCAAAGTTTTCGATGATGAACCTCTTCCACAACTCTCCAGTTATTGTTTTAAGTAGGATCTTGGAGATAAAATACTTGTTTAGCTTGTGTGGCTAAGATGTATTGTTGATCATCAAACCACGTTTTACCGACATACCATTCATGATTGGTATCGATaagaatcatattatttatagTCTTTAAACGTCCATTACGTAATGAGGCATTGAACCATTTACCACGAAAGAGTACAActgatttatcatataaataatgcaACTCTATGATCTCCTCTAATTGACCATAGAATGGTGTACCGTCTTCTCCGAATGTAACAACACCACTATTTTGAGTAGTGCGTTGGAGATCACGACTATTCACGACAAATCGGACACCATTTACTATGAATGCAATGTACGAATATGCACGCAACGGACCATATGTCGACGCCTTTAATTCGTCAGTACAGTCTGTAGGCACATCTTTTTGGAGACAATAAATTTGTAAGGAAATATAAGATTGTATGTTTAAGTAATAACTTAGTTTTACATTATAAATACATAACATACTTACCTTTTCTTTGAACCATGAAGGAAATTCCTTTTTGAAATCACTTTCAGGCAATTCTAATTTGAATTCACTGAATATGGGACAAAATAATTAGAATAGTTAAAACACTATCGGAAAGGTAGTTAATAGATTAGAAACTTATGATTTGTAGCTTCTCATCTCATCCTCATCGCAATTGTTTAGTACAAACCAATGCAATGATTTTTTGGCCTCGTTACAAAGTTCAACGATTTTCTTAGCCAGCATTGTTTGACATTGTGACGAGAAGACATAAAATTGCCTTTTTGGAAGGCCGGGATCATCATTTCTATCAGCACGGTTGAATTTAGTTTGCATACCCTCAAGATACATAGAGCAAAATGTCAAAGCTTCATCTGCAACATAACCCTCTGCTATTGAACCTTCTGGTTTGGCTTTGTTTCTGACATAATTTTTAAGTTTTTTCATATATCTTTCAAAAAGATACATCCATCTCATGTGTACAGGCCCTCCAAGAACGGCTTCATCAGGTAAATGAAGAATAAAATGAATCATTATGTCAAAAAAAAATGCTTGAGGATATATCAACTCAAGATTGCATAAGATCTTCACCACTTCTGTTATGGTATTTCTCATGTCGTTAACATCCAATGATCGTGCACAAATTTTTTTAAAGAATGTACACAGGTCAATGATTGTTCTTGAAACATTTGGTAGGAGACATGCTTAAACCCCTATAGGTAGCAATCGTTGCATGAGGACGTGATGATCGTGAGACTTCAACCCAACCAAATTTGATTCAGTATCATTAACCTTCTTCTTAAAGTTCGATCCAAAACCATCAGGTAGTCTCACTCCTTTAATGAATTGACAGAAACGTTGTCGATCAATTGGTTTGAAAGAGTAAGAAGCATGTGGGAGTATTTCCTTCTTCTTGTTTTCTTCCTTGTGTTTCTTCATCTTCTTGACTTTCTCTTTTGGCCATTGATCTGGTCTAATGCCCATATTTTTCAAGTCAATTCTTGCTTCTTTTTTGTCTTTGCTTTTATCGTTCATCAGTGCAGTATTCAACACACTCTCATTCACATTCTTTGAAATATGCATAACATCGAAATTGTGTTTTAGGTCGAGGGAAGATCAATACTCAAGCTCAAAGAAGATACTTCGTTTCGTCCAATTTAACTCTCTCTTTTTTCTTTCATCGTTGCGCTTTCTTTTTTTGCCCCCATAATCAGGATGTTTCCCTGGAATTCGATCAGAGAGACAATTTACTTGCTTTAATATAGTTGCATTACTGAATCTTCTAGGATGCGGTCTTGTCTCAGGTTGACCATCAAACAATAGACTCTCCCTCCAACTATGGTTTATATTCAAGAATCGTCTGTGACCAACGTAAGACATCTTGTTGGTCACATAAATGGAAGATGTGTCTTCGTTACAAGTAGGGCATGCTAAATAACCTTGACCACTCTATCCAGACAGACTACTACGTGCCGGGAAATCATTGATAGTCCATAACAACATCGCACGCATATTGTATACAGTGTTGGTTGATGCATCTCTCATTTGGACTCCTTCGAACCACAACATTTTCAACTCATCCACCAAAGGCCTCAAGTAAATATCAATGTCCTTTGCGGGTGATCTAGGACCAGGAATCAGCAAAGTTAGCATGAAAGAAGACCCTTTCATACATATCCATGGTGGTGTATTGTAGGTAGTCAATATAACCAGCCAAATACTATAATTGTTATTAAAGTTGCCGAATGGATTAAAGCCATCAACAGCTAAACCTAGACGAACATTTCTAGGTTCTTTGGCAAACTCTGGATATCtcttatcaaattcttgccatgaCTTCCCATCTACCGGATGATACATCATACCATTCGTTGATCTTCCAGTATTATGCCAAATCATATCTTTAGTTGTGAATCTGGAACTATACATCCATCGAAGTCTTGGAGTCAAAGGAAAGTACCGCAACACTTTTTGTGGTACTCGCTTCCCTTTGTGGTTGTGTCCACCCATCTACTCTCGTTACAAATCGGGCAATTCTGCATGGAATCATTATCCTTCCAAAACAAAGCACAGTCATATTTGCAAGCATGGATGGACTCATATCCTAACCCTATCTTTCTCAAATTTTTCTTAGCTTCATAGTGTGAAGTTGGAATCTTACTCTTCGGGAAAGCAACTCCTAGGAACTCTAAAAGTTGGTCAAATGAACTATTTGTCCATTTATTGATCACTTTAATATACAACAAATTTGCCAAAAAGTTTAAAGAAAACATCTCACAATCAGGGTGTAACTTGGTATTGAGCTGCTCAAATAAAGCATCAAATTCTCGGTCCATGCCTCGTCCTTCATCATCTGTATTTTCTTCATTTGTATTTTGTTCCGCCATAACATCATCAATTACATCAAACATCTCATTATTTGTTGGAATGTTTATTGGAGTTGAATTGTAGCCGAAATCCGAAACATAATGCTTCTCACCGTGATAAATCCATATAGTATACGATTTTAGAAACCCACGGTCATGTATATGGGCATAAACCGTACTCAGCAATTGTCGATACATATTCACACACTTTACGCACGGACAATGCACTTTGTCTTCAGAGTcaacatgtttcctagcaatctccATAAAGTTTTTAAGACCTTCCAAGAATTTTGGGGACGTTCGGTGTTCTCGAATTCAACTCTTATCGATCGTCATTActgtttaattataaaaaattagaTTGTATACATAGTTACATTAAATgtacttttattagtttaaatatttttatattttgtttactctcaataaacatatttttattagtttaagtatttttatatatttttttatgttgcTATTAGTAACGTTTGTTCTTAATGAAaaacttttattagtttaaatatttttatattttcacGAATCCAACTCTTATCGACTGTCATTATTCTTTCATTATTAAAAATAACATTGTATACATCGTTAAATTGTATGACTTTTTGTTTGAGAAAAAAAAACGGACGGAATGGATAGATATTGACAAGTATATAAAGAAATATATACCCTGGAAGTAGGAATCAGACGAAATTGATAGAGTATTCATAAGGGTAGACTTCTAAACACATTTTATAGCTATGTACTattattaatttgtttaaaacatTCTATTTTTCAATTCTCTTTCATATTTATAGTATATATACATTTTatctttttcaattatagcattgtacttttaatattattttgtttttgttaatattttttttataacaccATAAACAGGATAAAAAATACttttaatattacttttaataacaacgtaattttattattttgttttatgttataactttcaaatagaaatgaaaataaaatactttaattAACAAGATATTATTGGGTTAATCGAcggaaatgaaaataaaataaaatactttttcaaatagaaatgaaaataaaatatgtCGTCGTTTTATGTTATAACTttcaaatagaaatgaaaataaaataaaatacttttttcaattacaacattgtacttttaatATTATAGGGTTAATCGCCGGAAATTGTCGTTGGGTAGCCGATTTCGTCGCTTGGGTGGAGAGAAAGCAGAAACAATCGCTGTGTGCAAATGAAAGAAGGCTGCGTATCTGTTTTAGGGTATACCCCTATGCCGACGACCTGTCGTTGGCATAGGGTCGACATAAACGACGACGTATCATTTAAtcctgaaatatatatatatatatatatatatatatatatatatatatatatatatatatatatatatatatatatatatatatatatatatatatatatatatatatatgtgtgtgtgtgtgtgtgtgtgtgtgtgtaaattaAAAACCCTGtgccgacgacttgtcgtcggcatAGGTTGTCCAAAAACTACGTCGTTTATTTTTTCTGGCACTtggaataaaaataaatgaaaaatacttTTTTTCTTACCTATACCGACGATACGTCGTCGGTATATATTTTCATATTACCGCCAACATTTTCGTTGTTCCCGCCAGACCTGTAGCGACGACTCTCGTTGTCGAGATAGCTGTCGTCGCTTTAGCTTGGTATTCTTGTAGTGTGATTCAAAGTTCAAACTacgtttttttatataaatttagaTGTGCATCCTAACAAGAATTATTGCCACGTTTAGGAATTAAATTTGgctatttatttaagttattgatggtataatgaaattataataaAAGTCACTTCTATACGGTCTATCTGTCATGCTACATAGTAATCGTGTATGTTGTAGACCAAATGTCAACATATCTTCTCCtatttattgttattataagCCGCACCAAAAAATAACTCCATCCAAACTCACTTCAGGATTTAATTTAGCGACAATGGAGTATCTCTTGGTCACCTTCGCACTACTTGTAGCTTCATTTATCTTCATCTTCTCCTACTACTTCCGTCGCAAAATTTCCAATCTTTCGCTTCCGCCGACTGTCTTTCCAACACTCCCGGTAATCGGCCACCTCCACCTTTTGAAGAAACCCCTGTACAGGACATTGGCCACAATCTCCGCCAAACACGGCCAAATCCTTCTCATCCGCTTTGGATCCCGCCGCGTTTTACTGGTGTCCTCCCCAACCGCCGCCGAAGAATGTTTCACTAAGAACGACGTCATCTTCGCCAACCGCCCTCGCTTTCTTGCTGGCAAAATCCTTGGCGATAATTACACCAGCATAGGTTGGGCACCGTACGGCAACCATTGGCGCAACCTTCGCCGGATCTCCTCCATCGAGATCTTCTCCCCTCATCGCCTTAATGAGTTCCATGACATACGTGCTGATGAAGGAAGACTTCTGATACGTAAGTTGATCTCTGAATGTTCTTCGCCGGTAAACTTCAAGTCGGTTTTGCAGGAGATGACGCTGAACGTGTTGATGAGGATGATATCCGGGAAGAGATTTTTTGGCGGAGATATGAAGGAGGAAGGCAAACAGTTCCAGAAGATAATTAAGGAGGCTGTTCTGCTGTCGGATACTTCGAATTTAGGGGATCACGTCCCCATTATGAGATGGTTTGGAATGAAAGAGTTGGAACGGAAGATGATTATATTGCAGAAAAAGAGAGATGCCTTCCTTCAAGGGTTGATCGAGCAACATCGAACAGTGGATGGGATTGAATCCAAAAACAAGAAGAACACAATGATTGAAGTTCTATTGCAGCTACAAAAAACTGATCCGGATTACTACACTGATGAAGTTATTAGAAGCTTTGTGCTGGTAAAAGTAACAGACTCCCTACAACTTTACACTAGATATATTAAACTACAACTTCACTAACTCTTGTTCTTGTTGATGATTAGAATCTGTTATCAGCTGGAACTGATACTTCTGGCACGACTATGGAATGGGCTCTTTCCCTTTTGCTCAACCATCCACATGTTATAAAGAAGGCACAAAACGAAATAGATAGTCATCTGGGGAAAAGCCGTCTTGTAGATGAATCAGACATGAGCAGCTTACCTTATATTCGTTGTATTCTGAATGAGACATTGCGTATGTACTCTCCACTCCCACTACTAGTACCTCATGAGTCATCCGACGATTGCGTGGTCGGAGGCTATCATATCCCACGTGGTACCATGCTACTAGTCAATCAATGGGGGATGCATCATGACCCCGACCTGTGGAATGACCCTGAAAGGTTTCAACCAGAAAGGTTCGAGAGCTTAGAAAGCACAAAAGATGGGTTTAGATTCATGCCGTTTGGGTCTGGAAGGAGAAGTTGTCCAGGAGAAGGTTTGGCGATGCGTATGGTTGGGTTGACGTTAGGGTTGCTAATACAGTGTTTCGATTGGGAAAGGATTAGTGAAGAGATGGTTGACATGAGAGAAGGTCCTGGGCTCACCATGCCCAAGGTTCAACCTTTAGTAGCCAAGTGTAGACCACGTCCGATAACACACAATTTAATAGCTTTAAACATGTAAACTTATATAAAGCATGTTTCGCTTGGCATGTAGAAGTGAACTAGCTTTAAAATTGTATTGTGAAAAAATCTAGGGAAAGTAACTTAAAATAATAAAGAAGTTTTCAACTCTTTCAAAAAAACTCAATTATATTTTAACCCTTCAACGAAGACCAATAACATCAACGTTTTGTCTAAAATGCTAAACAAAATtacgaattttttttttttttcagttttcatTAAAGGGACCGGCATCATTAGGTGAACATTGAGTTGGCAAATTAATGTTGAGTAGGCATATCTACTTGGCATTAATGATGTATCTACTTagcattaaatgaaaattttgtagtATAAATCGATTTAGGACACAATGATACCATCGATACGCCTACTCTTGTGATCAAACGAGTTCTTCAACTCTCATGGGTTCTCTATCTCAATCATTCAACTCCTACTCAAGCTCTAAAATTTTGAAGAGAAAAAGCATAATGTAAGGTTTGTCCTAACTCTTTTGTAAGTGTATCTAAAAACTTGTTCTTGTTTTCTTCTACAATATTATTTGTTTATGTTAATTGTTAACTGAATATGAAGGATCCAAAGAAggaaaaatgtgatttttaggaatggattgatgaagatgaagaaaatataaccaagaacaagaataaaatagATGAATAACATGAACACTCTATTGAAGTGAAGATTGCAATATTGGAATATGATTTTAGTGTTTACAAGTTGAAGACTGATAAGGAATGAAATAATTTTATAAAGGAATTGgataaaatgaaatgtttggTATCGTAATGTTTTGTATTAAACTCATGTATTGTTGGTATGAAGTGGGAATTAAAAAGGTGTGTATGTAGGTTGTTAGTTGTAATACAATTTTCTAACTGTAGGGGCAAAATGGTCCGTAAAATGAGTAGGAAATAAGGAGACCATCTAGCAGTTGTAGGATGTACATAGAAATTGGACAATGCAACCCGTTCATTAAAAAGCTAAATTAGTTTCAAGAATAGCATTGTACATTTATTGAATACATTGTTAATCTATTTtcatataatctttaaaaataaaaaaaaattgtggtGTACTTTTATTAAAAGATAACAACAGGATTATAATGACGTACTGGCCTAATTTTTGAAGAAGATGGgcaaaatggtaaaaaaaaatagGGGTAAATTGGTACTAGCAGGGGTAAAATTGTCCGTAAACTATTTTTTACACAGTTTTAACAGTAGAGGCAAGATGGTCCATAAAACAGTTTATTCATAAATTTTGGACATTTTTATACTAATTTTTGGACAGTTTTACAAAGTTTTAATAGCAAGGCCAAAATGGTCAAATTTTGACTGGTTTATACag
The genomic region above belongs to Lactuca sativa cultivar Salinas chromosome 4, Lsat_Salinas_v11, whole genome shotgun sequence and contains:
- the LOC111886985 gene encoding cytochrome P450 81Q32; translation: MLHSNRVCCRPNVNISSPIYCYYKPHQKITPSKLTSGFNLATMEYLLVTFALLVASFIFIFSYYFRRKISNLSLPPTVFPTLPVIGHLHLLKKPLYRTLATISAKHGQILLIRFGSRRVLLVSSPTAAEECFTKNDVIFANRPRFLAGKILGDNYTSIGWAPYGNHWRNLRRISSIEIFSPHRLNEFHDIRADEGRLLIRKLISECSSPVNFKSVLQEMTLNVLMRMISGKRFFGGDMKEEGKQFQKIIKEAVLLSDTSNLGDHVPIMRWFGMKELERKMIILQKKRDAFLQGLIEQHRTVDGIESKNKKNTMIEVLLQLQKTDPDYYTDEVIRSFVLNLLSAGTDTSGTTMEWALSLLLNHPHVIKKAQNEIDSHLGKSRLVDESDMSSLPYIRCILNETLRMYSPLPLLVPHESSDDCVVGGYHIPRGTMLLVNQWGMHHDPDLWNDPERFQPERFESLESTKDGFRFMPFGSGRRSCPGEGLAMRMVGLTLGLLIQCFDWERISEEMVDMREGPGLTMPKVQPLVAKCRPRPITHNLIALNM